CACATATGTACCAAAAAGCATTTCAATCTATATACAAGACAGTCTCAAATACTTCGAAACAAAACCAAGAAGAGACATCACATATTCCCATCATGACAAGAGCCGAAACTGATGGAAGCTATGAAACCTTAACACGAAACTACGAAAGTGAAAGTTAGTATCCATGTTGATACTAACCTGATGCAGTAGCCATGTTGAGGTGTCTAATAGTATGAGTTTACTAGTTCCCAAGAAAACACAAGAAACTGATCAAGAGACTGCTTAATTGCTCGAACTTCGAAATGGTGGATGATGATGAAGCGgaatgtttttgtttggtttttatttgTCAGCGAAGTACATGTTTCTAGATACTTCTTGTAGTTTCGGAAAGGAGAAAAAAAGTAACGGTGAATACAGACACGTTAACAGTTCCGTTTGTTCGGTTTACTTAAATGCTTAAAGCAGCATGGACGATTCTGGAGACGCGTGGAATGTAATGAAATACAGACGGCGTTAACAATTCCGTTAATTCGTACCAAACATCCCGTTGAATTGGATACTCCACTCTAGGTGTGGGCATATTAACCGTTAAAAAGAACTCGAACGGGTTTAAGATTCAACCAGTTCGGATATCCGTACCCGATTGGTTATATCTGATACCCAAATCAATTATTCAAAGTATccgaataatatatatatatatatatatatcttttattttcattcatctttctGTCTTCTCTTTCAGGGTAATTACTCGAAGTATCCGATTACATGTATGAATCACTATACCTTGTGATCTTGATTTATGTTTGATTACAAGTAGGATTTGcgatttgttttctctttgcttTTTACAGGCATGAGCTCAAACATTTATGATTATCCCGGTTTgatttctgtttgattttggtgtttctttaattttgatttatgaatAGATGGATTCTTTACCATTTTCtattcaaaataatacaaataaaaattacacgAAGGAAAAGAATACATGCTCATGTTCCTCAACGTAATAATAAATCAGAAAGATCATAAATCTTATATTAAGTTGTTCAATCTTTTAACTTCAACAATATTGTTTCTGGTCTCACAGGGGTCAAATCAAGGatacatagattttttttttgtttatttgttacaCAGTTCGGTTATACCCGAAATAACCCGAACCTTAagaacccgaacccgaaccttAAAAATCCGAACTCGATCCAAAGTATAAAATAACCCGAACGGGTTATGTACCTCTCTATCCGAAAACCTAAAAATCCGAAGTACCCGTTCCGAACGCCCATGCCTAGTCCACTCCAACAGTCACTAATTTGATTAAACTTATAATTTAAGATTTGATAGTTTCGATAAAAATATGTTACTTCTGTTTAAGCCTAAGcatttcggatttcggttcagTTCGATTTGGGTATTTCGTGTATTGGATTGGTCAGATAGGGGGTTATATGATTTATTTACTACTTGACatattttcggtttggttcggttcacaTAGTTTCGTGTTTGGTTCGGTTAGGATAGTAAAACTAGGAACCAGAAAATACCTGAAAAAAATTCGGTTATCAtttggttccggttcgggtagttcgggtagtttggatagtTCGGGTAAAATATTGGTTAtttaaagtaaaatattaaaataattaggatgattttgatagaaaatttggatatttcagATTACTTTGTATATTTCTGATAatactatccggatagttttggatatttttggGTAGTTCgaatactttataataatttagttattttaaaatatttttggtactattaatagatttttaaattataaatatatatttagctatgttatatgtatatataattaatattcttatatattcggATACcagttcggttctcggttcggttcggttatttcggatatagaaatatatgaacCGTTCGGATATTTGAAGGTCTTGGTCTGGTTTCAGTTTCGGGTATTTCAGTTCCGGTTCGTTCTTCAGTTCCGGTTTTTCTTTTGCCAGGCCTATTTCTGTTTtatcttttctcttctttatttttccttttgaaTAACACTTTTTCAGTTCTCTAGTAAAATCCTTTACACAATTAAAGAACTAAATTATAACCCAATTTAAACCAATTAATCCTGTTAATTTAGAAACTTTTAGTTTTGGGTtccaaaaactattttgtatgtAGAACTAAATAATAACCCAATGGTTATAATGGGCTTCATATGCGATATCTCATTCGGTCCGTGAGCCTATTCCGTGTAATAGGCGGGCGTTAGTTTTTCAGATGTTCAAAAGTCTTGTTTATTGACCATGTAAtcactacatttttttttttatgttttggacTCATTTACATAATATcgcaaattattttttgattggTCATTTATCTTTCCAGTACTCTAGTTCAACCACAattacctttatttttttagatgtgTGACAGAAGACAGAAGAGATAAATGCACTCTAATGACACAACTAACTAACTCAATTTTTTAAACTTtcaatctcttatatattaattaagaatcattacaacatttttttgtagccacgtgtcaatACTAAAATGATTCTTAGGATCCTTAGAagagtgtacaaaagaatattcaacattattttcttaaataaaagatatagaaTTACCTgatataattaacatatatatgacaattattgattatgaataataaatatttgataacaatttttgtatcatctctctttattgtttaattttataatgttaaaagaaattatataaccacattaaccatataataaaaatttacatttttattatatgttatattttaatttttgaaaatgactagattattaaaaatgttaaaatttccaCTTTGAAATTTTCATGAtcaatgatttatttattttgttataacaagatacaaatgatcataaaatcatatgaatatgaagtcagatttaatagatattcatattttatatatatatatatatatatatatatcgcttaaattaaactatataccatataaaaatacataaatatgttaattttgaaattttcactGAAAAGGTATTGAGActttaatatttgaatttttaaattttcattgaagaaatctcacattgaaaattttaagattaatggtttaaattttttgttagagaaaatatacaaatgttaataaaatcatatgagtatgaagtttcaataataatttttatcaaaatatactatatatgtgtcaatatcattaaaatctaattatatgccatataaaataaataaaatgattgttttgatttatttaccatagAAATTATTATAGATAAACAAGAggtattgttttgattaatgtgattactctaatttaattatatacatacatgatacgtaaatgaatacaaaataaataataataagtaaaaaatatttgtatacatAATATTCATTATGTGCAAGGCGCaaatcttaacctagtatactCTAACATAGAATGCTACAAATACTTCTTCTAACCAACTAATAAAATCCAAATAAGGGAtctcactaaaaatatttatgatccAATTTAAAAGAAGAGAACTCTAGTCCCATTTGTCCTAAAgaagtttttttcttctattctAACACTACTCGAATAATAGATTCAGACGTTTATCATTAGACAAGGATTTACATCAACTATcacattttttaatatgtttttggtTGTTGTCTACATGGATGTGGAAGAGATTTTGGAAAGGAAATCCTTTTTCGCTAGAAGGCTcttttcaaaaccaaaaaaaaaaaaattattttcgcCTTTTCAAAAATCACTCTAACAATGTTACATGAGCTTGGTTCCCTGTATCCTctgctttttctttttaatatcaaCTATAatcgaatctttttttttaaacactgaaTACTTCATTGATAAGTTCCAAAAGAGAAACCAGTTGAAGGCAAAACCCAATACATCAACAAAAGGACAAAGTAGAGATAAAAGCAAAGATACCAGTAGGTACCATAAATTAAAAAGTAGGCAACACAGTCACCAAACATCGAGGAAACCTTCAATATGAAGGCACCTGGACTCAAGACGTACCCGATAAGCACCAGGAGAGATTGCTAGGGTAATCCAGCATCATGATCAAGCACCGGCTGAAGCCAAAGAGGCCCATTCCTGGCTGTGTAGGACTGATACCGGTTACCTTCCGTAACACTTCTTGCAATATGAGTAGCTGGTAGGTTACGTGCAGGGGAAGTATAGTCTAAACTCCATAGACTGAAGGAAGCTAGTCTTTGCAAAATCGTTTGCACCAGCGATTGAAACTCGGGAAACCTCCCCGGATGTACAAAGGCTTCTCTTACTTCCATCGAAGATGATTCAAAGATGACAGCATCATACTTCATACGAACAATTGAGTCAATAGCCCACCAGAGACCCAATAATTCATTCTCCAGTGAAGAAAATACTGCCGAATACGATCGTCTGCTGTAAGCCAGACAGAGGCCTTGATGATTACGTAGAATCCAAGACACACCAGAGTTTTGACTTTCGTTAATCCAAGAGGTATCAATGTTACACTTCAGGAAGTTTGATGGAGGGTTCCGCCATTCCTCCCGACCTGGGGGTCTGTCTGGGATACTCAGGTGTTGCGTCACCACCACTCCATTGAGGGAGAGCCAAATACTTGCTTCTTCATAATCGAATCTGGAGAGAAAACTTTTATAGAAACTTCAAATGTAACCCGGATATTAACAATATTAGATCATCTCCAAtagtttattctattttttactctaaatacagtaactctataatagagtttgaatttgctccaatggtactctatttcagagtagaaaatagagtgatgaataaaagaaaaaaataagttactctatatttggaaaATAAGTTACTCTATattatatttggagtaaacctatagagtaaaaaaaatagagtaccattggaacatttttactctaaactctattttaaattgaaaaatgaaatggggttggagatgccGTTGGGCAGACCAAAAAagatactctctccgtttcataaTACTAGATATTTTGTAGTATTGCATAAAAATTGAGAAATTACATTTCTCTAAAAAggtattttaaagatataattttaaaatcagttaaccaattataaaaaaacagtaaaatctaattggttgaacagatttcaataaagttaaaattaaccttatttcatgtaaattgaaacaaaattatttttctaaaacatcatctatattgaaacagATAGAGTATTAGACAgaatgtataaaaaaaatgtcttaTTGTACCACCATTTTAATATGTGTTATCTGTTATGTAAAGAGTAACCATCTGAAACctacaaatattattaaattatacaattctaaattttatatatatcctATATATATACTGGTATTAAGAAACATAAATGTATCTAAAAGTAATTCATCAGttctttatgttttcattagagcatctccaatgtattactccaaaTTTTAATCCAAAATTGTGTAACTTCAAAATAGAATTGGGTTTTactcaaaaataatattcattttttatttagttaataattGTTAGTAGTACTttcaacttataaaaatataacaattaactcaactattttatatttacaaaatttccataataatatattttatataaattaaatatttatcgtcAAAAATACAACTAGAGATTATCTTCCAATTTCAATTCGTGCAGTTTTTATCATATGCAATTTTTctaattcataaatatttatatgcattaaaagaacataaagaaaaaacaaagttttattttgtaatttgaaTTATGTATTGGGTCCCATTGTTTGTGCGTATATCAAGTTCAACAAGTACAAAtgttataaatcaaaattttgaccCATAAGATTAAAAAACTCATCTATTTTGTTTGAATAATACTTCACTGATTTTGGTAGTTTCGAAAACAATTTACCAAATTATTAGATtgcttatttatattatatttattctatattatttattcttaGTTTTGACTTCTATGagtttatacatattttatgtaaactattaaataatcttttgcGGAGTATTATATCTTTTcatgttattatattattttaagtatgaaataaaaacatttatgattaaaaaGACAATTTCATAAACAGAGTTCAAttctaaaatggagtaatgggtaagattactccataaatggataAACCTAGTCattactctattttgaagttgaaTATAGAATGGAgttggagaagattttactcTAAAATTGAGTTTGTGAGTCAAAAATAGAGTAGCGTTGGAAATGCTCTTTGATGCTAACGTTTATCAAGTTACTTTTCtctagtaatttaattattagAGTTTGATGCTAACGTTTATCAAGCTACTTTTCTCTAGCAATTTAATTACTAGTTATCAACTTTTCCTTTTCCGCCATAGTTGAACTTGAAAACCAAATTAGAAAGCCGagtattattttactatattaatGATACACATTAATCGTTGTTGTTGGCATGTCatccaatgttttttttttttgactgagGCATGTTATCCAGTGTTTCGGTTAATTATTTCATTAACATGAAAATATACGTTGTTGTTGATAACTCGTCTTAGATTATTAGTTTATTACTGAACTAACTAACTACTCGTTCTTGGAGAAACAAATGAATAACATATTTTCAAACAAGCAACCGctaattattaaactaactagACAAAATTTGCACCACTAGAGCCCAGCTAGTATATCTTGTTCCCCTCCACTTCTGGGCAATACATCGAACCAAAAGTCCATCTCACTATCGAAAATCATCTCATTACCGACGGAGCCTAAGTGCTGAAACTCTTGCTTCATCTCATCAAGATTCGACGTGTGGTTTTCTTCATCTTGGCTATAAAGCGTCTCGTTCCAGAAGCTCTGGTCGATGTCTTCTCCGAAGTTTATGAAAGAGAAAGAATCTTGATCTGTAGTAGTGATCATTTCTCTCAATTTATTATCCATCTGAGCCTCTTTGCTATGACCTTCGTGGCTCGTGAGTGTCTCTGAAGAAACTTCATCACTCGCCGAAGGTGATGCTGAGAACAAACTTTCAAAAGAAGGGTTCGATGAGCTTGCGAGCTCCGATTCGGTTTTAGTACTCTTTGATTTTGCTGGTACAGACTGAGATTTGGGTTTAGTACTCTTTTTCTTGTTGCTGGTCTTAGGTTTAGCGGGTTGATAATCTTCCAGTCTTTTCTTCAAGTGAGTGTGCCATACGTTCTTGATCTCATTATCCGTTCTTCCAGGCAATTTTGCTGCGATTGCTGACCATCTAGAGACGATACCAAAAGAAAAcgttaatataaaattttcaaagactCGATCACTGTATATTTAACTTTTATGTTATACTGGACCAAGACATGTTTCTTGTGATGATTATTGTATGAACGTATGATGTATATACATACATaagtgtattaatttatatatgtaaaagtCGAGAAGTGTAGAGTAATACCTATTACCAAGGATTTGGTGCAAACTAATGATAGCATCCTCCTCTGCTTGGGTGAAATTGCCTCTTTTAATGTCAGGTTTTAAATAGTTCATCCACCTAAGTCTACAGCTTTTTCCACATCTCAAAAGACCTGCAATTAATAGTCACCATCACTGttaagaaaatttaattataatttgttcATATAAGCTTGCTTACGAAACTGgactatattatatatatatatatatatatatatatgtttgttgcCAGGGCAACAAAATCAAGCTGGTAAAGATTTAAGTATcatgtaaatttatatatgttcatACCAGCTTGCTTAGGGAGGGCTCGCCAGTTACTATGGCCATGTTGGTGGATAAAAGAGACCAAAATTTGATCTTCTTCAGGCGTCCATGGGCCTCTGTTCAATCCCATCTTCTCGCAGCATGGAGCTCTTCCCATCTTTCTATGATATGTTTTGATTACTGATGAAAAATTTGTATTGTGGTACGATCGAGATAGATTGTGCTGATCAAATGCTTATGAGCTATATGATCAAATGTTGTTGATGAGCATGAGAAGAACTGGCTGGTTTTGAGTATTTATACTGAATTTGTTGAAAGGCATGTGGGAGAATTCAAAAGCATTTCGTCAGCTTCCAGGaaggagatgagagagagagcgagaaaGAGGGAGAGATGTGTTTTGGTTATTGGCACCGTAGTCAAAAAGTATGTTGTACATGCATATATTATATTGCATGTGGGAACGAATGGTATGTTTTTGTAAAgactacaaaaataaatttaaaatgtatgGGCATGTTATAAAAAATGTGTGTAGAATTGTGATGGCGAGATAGTGTGTAAGTGTTAGTTCCGAGTAAAAAAAGTCGTCGGGTAGACGCACAAGTGGCGATATGGTGAAGCCCACACGtacatttttttatagaaaatcaaCGTTTACGAGTTATATgcgacaaaacaaaaattaacgTTGGGTGGAATATATGTTGACCCAGAAACactgttttatttatatttgctCGTAAAAAGTCTTTcgtaatttcttattttttctttggtaattttttttctcttatacTAAACTTAAACTTTCTTAATCTGAGTAGTAATCTTGTTTAGGGCTAAAAGACGTTCATTTCTTGTAATTACATTATGATGATGCCATGTCCTTATTATAATGCTATGCTTTCATTTACTTTTTCCTCGATTCTTTTAATTAACTGAAACATCTAGGCatgtttttcaatattttacCATGATACATCATCTACCTAAATGTGTTAATCGGACGTAAGTTATAGAAAACTGGTTTTAATTAGTTAAGATTTGAGGTTTCAATTTTGTTTagttattcatttttaataaaatatataaatagagcCTAAAATTTTTCaattagtgtatatatatatatgtatatgtaattatgtatacacatatataacatccaaatgttgacaaaaatatataacatccaaattttgaaaatagaaaGTAATTTGTCGTACGCGTTTGCTTCTTTTCGTAATTTGGTTATAAATGTGTACTGAAACTTTCTATAAAATGTCATATTAGAATGATTTATAAACCATTGATATGTTtcgtttaaaataatttagtatATTGATCTGctaatgatattatatattctaaatttcaCTTAgcacaatttttattttcaaatctaGTTTCTAATTTACTAATATCTGATGGGCGTTGTAAAACAGTCATCTTGTAAAAGCGcaagttttgtttttctccAGTTAATAACTCCTTGAATGTAAAActaccaaaataataataacatctGACCGGGCCAAATAGGTCATGTAATGCAAGTTGGCTAACGCGTTCACACACACTTAAGTTGAATGAAAGTTTTTGTTCAAAGCATATGGGTCAACGAAATAGGCCTACGACAGGTCCCAGCATATCTATTAATTGACACTAAGGaattaaactctcttttgttGCCAAACAAAATAAGGTTTAGAGAAATTATGATGGATTAATCTGTGACAACCCGTCCCAAGGAACTACCCGTCCTGTGGATCCCAGGTtcacagcgctgcagcgcaccgaccACAACTCCTCCATTATGAGTTTTCTCTAACTCCATAATTAGATTGTTGGTGAGTTTCGAACCCAGAACCTCACCATTTAACAACACTCCTCCATGATGAGTTGTCACCAATTGATCTGCAGGTCAATTGGTGACAACTCATCTTGGAGGAgtgttgttaaagggtgaggtcctGGGTTCGAGAttcaccaacaacctaattatggagttaGAGAGAACTCATAATGGAGAggttggggtcggtgcgctgcagcgctgtgagCCTGGGGCCCACGGGACGGGTTGTCACAAAAAAAAGTCGACTTTTTTTGTGACAACCCATCCCGCTCACTCGGAATCCGGCTCACAGTgctgcagcgcaccgaccccaacccctccaTTATGAGTTCTCTCTAACTCCGTAATTAGGTTGTTAGAGAGAACTCATCCTGGAGGAGTGTTGTTAAAGGGTAAAGTCCTGGGTTCGAGATTCACCAATTTCTCCACTATGAGTTCACCCTCGAAAACATGAAgagctattaaaaaaaatccactTCAGGGAATAAATATCAAGGGCGGATCTAAGAGAGCTTTTAgcttttgaccaaaaaaaaaaaaaagagagcttTTAGCTGAAGGCATTAACATAAAATTGAATTAGTCGAGAGCACCTTTACATAAATTTTGAGCTAATTTTAAGATGattacttgaaaaaaaaaaaacttagtcaGGGCACGTGACCTGTTGGACACCCCTGATGAATactactatatatctatgtatacaggatatatatatatatatgtatgtataaatttatgtaatttaaaaGCAAGCAGAGAGATGAAGAGAGAAAACGGTTGCCAAGCTCTCGCctaatcaataaattaatagtgtaatatataaactaatgcAAAATAGAGGAATAGTGATAATGTGAAAGCATGCCATCCTTGACTGTTTAATCTGGAAAAGAATGAATCACATAAGTAAAGATCATTGAATGCAGTTTTGaagatttatacttttaaaCATTTGAACAGAttctctttaatatttttaaaaccggacATAAAACCGAACAGAAACATTTTCGAGTCATGGATCCAAATGTATTGATCAAAATTAGTCTTGTTCGGTACTTCAGTTGAATTTAATAACATACTAAAAATCTTAATGTATGTTTTCttatttatctttttcaaattttacgaatatatttgaatttaattattataatttaatatgcacaataatgaaataaaatttaaatataaatcaatGGAAGCAAATATAAGTGCTCATATATTGACTTTAAAGATCTACAAGCataaattgtaaatattgtataataatatataataaaaatgttaaggTTTTATTTGTAGCAGCGTTCTTTACTATATTAGTTTCAAACAAAAgcaataaataacaaaattaatttaaaacagtgtattataaataaatcttggtttttttcggtttattGGTTTCCAGATTTTTGTCATTGTTTTTATAAAGAATTTAGGGAAATTAGGTAGCATATACATAACAAACTATAAATTAACTATATAACCATAGCAATTTTTAGGCTatgatatttatgtattattttctaTATTGCCCTTTTTCActttcatctcttttttttatataactttataagtttaaaaagtacttatttggattttttaaatacctataaaaaacatagatttttttttgtatatgaaatgttttggattttgtaaaactaacatatatttataaattgaatatgtacagttataataagattttttctATTCTATTTACGAAACATAGAATAGAATTGCACTTATACAATCTCTCTTTGTGCAATTTCTCCCTCTATCTATCTTCTCTATCACCATCTTTGTCTCTCTCCATTTTTTCATCTATGTATGTatctttttttctgtttctctttctttcattttctcttttatttctttctccAATATGTAATGTTCAAATAATGTAGTGTTATATTctataatatttacaaaatatagaatAGAATACCCTCCCTTCCTCCCTCcctctctccctccctctctctctctctctctctctctccctccctctctctctccctctccctctctctctctctccctccctctctctccctcttcctctctctctccctccctccctcctaTAGATGTACGTTTGTTTGAAATGATCTATTCTATATCgacatttgaaatagaatggTACATGGCTGTTCAGTATGGTATACAAACGCTCATATACGAAGGACTTCAATGTCCATTAATGTGGCAAAAAGACACATTTCCCAAGCCATGgctatattcttaattttttccTATTATGGTTATACAACAAATTCTCCCAAGAATTTATCCGCTAAACTATTTCTCGTTTTGTATTTATTCAATTGAGTTACGTTAACAGTTTAACCAAATTTGATCCCTGGActaatttggatttaaaaacactgattatcttttcattttaaaattggaaaaaattATCCACGTTTAAGTtggtgttttcattttttcagt
The Brassica napus cultivar Da-Ae chromosome A1, Da-Ae, whole genome shotgun sequence DNA segment above includes these coding regions:
- the LOC125576559 gene encoding transcription factor MYB15-like, whose amino-acid sequence is MGRAPCCEKMGLNRGPWTPEEDQILVSFIHQHGHSNWRALPKQAGLLRCGKSCRLRWMNYLKPDIKRGNFTQAEEDAIISLHQILGNRWSAIAAKLPGRTDNEIKNVWHTHLKKRLEDYQPAKPKTSNKKKSTKPKSQSVPAKSKSTKTESELASSSNPSFESLFSASPSASDEVSSETLTSHEGHSKEAQMDNKLREMITTTDQDSFSFINFGEDIDQSFWNETLYSQDEENHTSNLDEMKQEFQHLGSVGNEMIFDSEMDFWFDVLPRSGGEQDILAGL